CAAATCGAAGAAGATGAAAAGATTTGTGAAAGTTAAAGGATTTCATAATAAATAATCTCTTGAGACACTGCTTACAATCTGTACATGATATGTAAAGTATGCTACAAAATTGTTTTCTCTAATATATGTTAATCTGTCCCTTTTATGACGCATTTAAGCGAGAAGTGAGATCGATGAAGATGTCTTCCCGACAAGGAATTGTGAGACCACCCATTTGATGATCAAATCCAAATTCCTCTTCAGCTTTACTTAGCAGCTCTTGAAATGAAGGCTGGTTCAAGTGTGATACTGGAATCACaaatcttttcttctcttcttctccaacaTATACTGCAATATAGCCTTTTCGAACATCCCTAGCTGGAGATGATCCTCGAAGAAGATTTTGCTTAGCTTGAA
The DNA window shown above is from Populus trichocarpa isolate Nisqually-1 chromosome 4, P.trichocarpa_v4.1, whole genome shotgun sequence and carries:
- the LOC127905200 gene encoding auxin-responsive protein SAUR24-like, whose product is MVAIRLPRILQAKQNLLRGSSPARDVRKGYIAVYVGEEEKKRFVIPVSHLNQPSFQELLSKAEEEFGFDHQMGGLTIPCREDIFIDLTSRLNAS